One part of the Sphingobacterium sp. LZ7M1 genome encodes these proteins:
- a CDS encoding nitroreductase, translating to MLQNEVLKNIEYRRAVFQANYTDQEVTREELLTILEAANAAPTHKRTQPWRFVVFRNEGLIRLGDELARIYKSVTPAEKYTEATEQNMAKKATQSKAALAIIVDYSGDLPEWEELAATACAVENMWLAAASIGIGGYWATPGLINHIGPFLNLKENQRCIGFFYMGHHESEPREPVRSPIEDKIRWEE from the coding sequence ATGCTACAGAACGAAGTATTAAAGAACATAGAGTACAGAAGAGCGGTATTCCAGGCGAACTATACAGATCAAGAGGTTACCCGCGAGGAATTATTGACTATTTTGGAAGCGGCAAATGCAGCTCCTACGCATAAACGCACACAACCTTGGAGATTTGTGGTCTTCCGCAACGAAGGTTTGATCCGTTTGGGTGATGAATTAGCAAGAATCTACAAGTCGGTAACGCCAGCTGAAAAATATACAGAGGCTACTGAACAGAATATGGCCAAAAAAGCGACCCAATCTAAGGCTGCTTTAGCTATTATCGTCGATTATTCTGGTGACCTTCCTGAATGGGAAGAATTAGCTGCTACGGCTTGTGCAGTAGAGAATATGTGGTTGGCAGCAGCATCTATCGGTATCGGTGGATATTGGGCTACTCCTGGATTGATCAATCATATCGGTCCATTCTTGAACCTGAAGGAAAATCAACGTTGTATCGGATTTTTCTACATGGGACACCATGAATCAGAACCGAGAGAGCCGGTTAGAAGCCCGATCGAGGATAAGATCCGTTGGGAAGAATAA
- a CDS encoding YeiH family protein: protein MSAKTFELSEDWVVVILGFGIIGLALLGFVVPVPSFGWSNSTELTSKVLSGSNLGAMGLQFILVYVTAILGALLLKKSLKALLIVFPIIYVLTLFALVLAGNSGVKSFNLEAVIFSLAIGLIISNFFKLPDWFKAALNTEMYVKIGLVLLGTTVIFGDILKAGSLGLIQALVVVVSVWYFAFWICKKFKIDKEMSLMLSSAVSICGVSAAIATSGAIEGDNKKLSYIISLVLVTAVPMMIFMPYLAELMGLSQEVTGAWLGGSIDTSGAVAASGTLVGEEALKISTIVKFSQNVLLGIAAFFISIYWTYSKSVDDKTKREKPTLKLIWERFPKFVVGFVFVSLMFSFVVSPETTASIKDSLKSVQGLWFAIAFTSIGLETNFKDLFKQDNKKPLYAFLIAQTFNIIVTLVLAIALFG from the coding sequence ATGTCTGCCAAAACATTTGAACTCTCTGAGGATTGGGTAGTTGTTATCTTGGGATTCGGAATCATTGGGCTTGCCCTGCTTGGTTTCGTAGTACCTGTTCCATCTTTCGGCTGGTCAAACTCTACTGAACTCACTTCAAAAGTACTTTCTGGATCCAATTTAGGAGCAATGGGCCTGCAATTCATCTTAGTCTACGTAACGGCTATCTTAGGAGCCCTCTTGCTCAAGAAAAGCCTCAAGGCATTGCTGATAGTATTTCCGATTATCTATGTCCTGACCCTTTTTGCCTTGGTATTGGCTGGAAATTCAGGTGTTAAGAGTTTCAATCTAGAGGCAGTGATATTCAGTTTGGCTATCGGCTTGATCATCAGCAACTTCTTCAAGTTGCCCGATTGGTTCAAAGCAGCCCTGAATACCGAGATGTATGTCAAGATCGGATTGGTTCTTTTGGGTACAACGGTCATATTTGGCGATATCTTAAAAGCGGGTTCATTAGGCCTTATCCAGGCTCTGGTTGTAGTCGTGTCCGTTTGGTACTTTGCATTCTGGATCTGTAAGAAATTCAAGATCGATAAAGAAATGTCCCTGATGCTTTCCAGTGCAGTTTCGATCTGTGGGGTATCCGCTGCGATCGCAACTTCGGGAGCAATCGAAGGTGACAATAAAAAACTATCTTATATCATCTCATTGGTGTTGGTGACTGCCGTGCCGATGATGATCTTTATGCCTTATCTAGCTGAACTTATGGGGCTATCCCAAGAGGTTACGGGTGCATGGTTAGGTGGTAGTATCGATACGAGTGGAGCAGTTGCCGCTTCTGGAACCCTAGTGGGTGAGGAGGCGCTAAAGATCAGTACCATCGTGAAATTCTCGCAGAATGTACTTTTGGGTATTGCGGCATTCTTCATCAGTATCTACTGGACCTATTCCAAATCTGTAGATGATAAAACCAAAAGGGAAAAACCAACCTTGAAATTGATCTGGGAGAGGTTCCCGAAATTTGTGGTCGGCTTTGTATTTGTTTCCCTGATGTTCTCCTTTGTGGTTTCACCCGAAACCACAGCATCCATCAAAGATAGTTTAAAGAGTGTTCAAGGACTTTGGTTTGCCATTGCTTTTACCTCTATCGGTCTGGAAACAAACTTTAAGGATCTGTTTAAACAGGACAATAAGAAACCTCTGTATGCTTTCTTGATTGCTCAAACTTTCAATATCATTGTAACCCTGGTCTTAGCCATCGCTTTGTTTGGTTAG
- a CDS encoding RNA polymerase sigma factor, which translates to MDEKQLLQYYKETGSLDALGKLYAPYMSLLYGVCYKYLQDAEQSQDAVMQIFDELINKLRVYEVDNFKSWVYVYACNFCLMQLRKNKQITKVDIEENLYESEKMLNDDDEKKWGEQDFEKLESCIAGLNQEQELCIRMFYLEQKCYKDIAEQTGHDIAKVKSYIQNGRRNLKICMEKK; encoded by the coding sequence ATGGACGAAAAACAGTTGTTGCAATACTATAAAGAAACAGGCAGTTTGGATGCGCTAGGCAAGCTATATGCTCCATACATGTCCTTGTTATATGGTGTTTGCTATAAGTATCTTCAGGATGCCGAGCAAAGCCAAGACGCGGTCATGCAGATTTTCGATGAGCTAATAAATAAGTTGCGCGTGTATGAGGTGGATAATTTCAAGAGTTGGGTTTATGTATATGCGTGCAATTTTTGCTTAATGCAGCTAAGGAAAAACAAGCAGATTACGAAGGTTGACATCGAGGAAAACCTCTATGAATCGGAGAAGATGCTTAACGATGATGATGAAAAGAAATGGGGGGAGCAAGACTTTGAAAAATTGGAATCCTGTATCGCGGGCCTGAACCAAGAACAGGAGCTTTGCATCCGAATGTTTTATCTGGAACAGAAATGTTATAAAGATATCGCCGAACAGACGGGACATGATATAGCCAAAGTAAAGAGCTATATACAGAACGGCAGGCGGAATCTTAAAATTTGTATGGAGAAAAAGTAA
- a CDS encoding energy transducer TonB encodes MSKEEMYEMEREALNDPFLQDAIDGYKLQQGVDSHQLSILQQRLAKKIEAKAEDKKRRFYNWQRLTVGMAAAVLFLVASSLILFKYITHQKTERNNEVILMEHEMHVQSMLMENADAVPIGGWEKFNEELNSELRDIHDRGNVQVTFDLTDGKPQNIRVTSSSNKNLDAIISTFIEQKVRWTGENGGVAIAVE; translated from the coding sequence ATGAGTAAGGAAGAGATGTACGAGATGGAACGTGAAGCCTTGAACGATCCTTTTTTACAGGATGCTATCGATGGATACAAACTCCAACAAGGGGTAGATTCCCATCAGTTGAGCATTTTGCAGCAACGATTGGCCAAGAAAATCGAAGCCAAAGCGGAGGATAAAAAGAGAAGATTCTATAACTGGCAAAGGTTGACGGTTGGGATGGCTGCTGCGGTTTTATTCTTGGTGGCGTCCTCACTGATCCTATTTAAATATATCACCCATCAGAAAACAGAACGGAATAATGAAGTTATTTTGATGGAACATGAGATGCATGTGCAGTCTATGCTTATGGAAAATGCCGATGCAGTACCAATTGGAGGCTGGGAAAAATTCAATGAAGAACTGAATTCCGAATTAAGGGACATTCATGACAGGGGGAATGTGCAGGTAACTTTCGATCTAACCGATGGGAAACCTCAAAATATCCGAGTGACCTCCTCTAGCAATAAAAATTTAGATGCGATTATCTCGACGTTTATTGAACAAAAAGTAAGATGGACTGGAGAAAATGGGGGCGTGGCAATAGCGGTTGAATAA
- a CDS encoding DUF4197 domain-containing protein — MKHFKSITLLGLFSASLFISGCETLNQAGITLPPQGTGSTNPNTGSSESGQTTGTITQAEATTGIKQALNNGLQQSIQTLSVKNGFLGDAAVKILMPEEARKVESALRAVGMNKLCDQFIASMNHAAESAVKEASTVFVNSLSKMTVNDAFNILLSGQQDAATNYFKKTTSSELTTKFSPIIQSAMGKNNVSTYWNQLTSAYNNLPLGNKIETDLTAYVTQRAIDGLFVKVADQELKIRKNIGGARNSGILDKVFGWVDKQ, encoded by the coding sequence ATGAAACATTTCAAAAGCATAACCCTACTTGGCCTATTTAGTGCCAGCCTTTTTATCAGTGGCTGTGAAACCTTGAACCAAGCAGGAATTACCCTTCCACCACAAGGAACAGGTTCTACAAACCCCAACACGGGCAGTTCTGAAAGCGGTCAAACTACTGGAACGATTACCCAAGCAGAAGCCACTACAGGTATCAAACAAGCCTTGAACAATGGTCTGCAACAAAGTATACAGACACTATCTGTAAAAAATGGTTTCCTAGGGGATGCCGCAGTAAAGATCTTGATGCCGGAGGAAGCAAGGAAAGTTGAATCTGCATTGCGCGCGGTAGGGATGAATAAATTATGTGATCAGTTTATCGCCAGCATGAACCATGCAGCAGAATCAGCTGTGAAAGAAGCTTCAACGGTATTTGTAAATTCTCTGTCTAAAATGACAGTCAACGATGCTTTCAATATCCTATTGAGCGGACAACAAGATGCTGCTACCAATTATTTCAAAAAAACAACTTCCTCTGAATTGACAACCAAGTTTAGCCCCATCATTCAATCTGCAATGGGTAAAAACAATGTTTCAACATACTGGAATCAATTGACCAGCGCTTACAATAACCTACCATTAGGCAACAAGATCGAAACGGACCTGACTGCCTATGTAACCCAAAGAGCTATCGATGGCCTGTTCGTCAAGGTTGCTGACCAAGAGCTAAAAATCCGTAAAAACATTGGCGGGGCCAGAAACTCTGGTATCTTGGACAAGGTATTTGGATGGGTGGATAAGCAATAA
- the pepT gene encoding peptidase T, which produces MEINQIHDFQVAENFIKYVQVDTQSDAQSSTVPSTEKQKDLSRILVEELKAMGIEDAHLDDLGYVYATIPSNTDKQVPVICFCSHVDTSPDSSGTNVKPLVHQNYQGQDLVLPDDEKIVIRMADHPDLKEQIGNDIVTASGKTLLGADDKAGVAEIMDAARILMSNPEIKHGDIKILFTPDEEIGRGVDHVDLKKLGAEYAYTMDGERAGTLEDETFSADGVKIKIDGISIHPGYAKGKMINAIKVAADIVDSLPKDRLSPETTHAKQGFVHPTNMEGTVEEATLNFIIRDHDTKKLAEHEAELEAIVKEVLSKYPGASYSFQVSEQYRNMKEVLDKDTKVVEIAMMGIERAGMKVEKRSIRGGTDGSRLSFMGLPCPNIFAGGHAFHGKQEWVSIQDMQKAVLTILHIAALWEELS; this is translated from the coding sequence ATGGAAATTAATCAGATTCATGATTTTCAGGTTGCTGAAAATTTTATCAAATATGTTCAGGTTGACACCCAATCTGACGCGCAATCAAGTACAGTACCTTCTACAGAAAAACAGAAAGACTTAAGCAGGATATTGGTCGAAGAATTAAAAGCTATGGGCATTGAAGACGCTCATTTGGATGATTTAGGCTATGTTTATGCCACTATCCCTTCGAACACCGACAAACAGGTGCCTGTTATCTGTTTCTGTTCACATGTAGACACTTCTCCAGATTCTTCCGGAACCAATGTTAAGCCTTTGGTCCACCAGAATTACCAAGGTCAAGACCTTGTTCTTCCCGATGATGAAAAAATCGTGATCCGCATGGCCGATCACCCTGATCTGAAGGAACAAATCGGAAATGATATCGTAACTGCCAGTGGAAAAACCCTGTTAGGTGCCGATGATAAAGCTGGAGTGGCAGAAATTATGGATGCTGCCCGCATCTTGATGAGCAACCCTGAAATTAAGCATGGCGATATCAAGATTTTATTTACCCCTGATGAAGAAATCGGACGTGGAGTAGACCATGTTGATTTGAAGAAATTGGGTGCTGAATATGCCTACACCATGGATGGGGAAAGAGCAGGAACCTTGGAAGATGAAACCTTCTCTGCTGATGGCGTGAAGATCAAGATTGATGGAATTTCCATTCACCCTGGTTATGCAAAAGGAAAAATGATCAATGCGATCAAGGTTGCTGCAGACATTGTAGATAGCCTTCCTAAGGATCGTTTATCTCCAGAAACAACCCATGCTAAGCAAGGGTTTGTACATCCGACCAATATGGAAGGTACAGTAGAGGAGGCGACCTTGAACTTTATCATCCGTGACCACGACACCAAAAAATTAGCGGAACACGAGGCTGAATTGGAAGCAATCGTTAAGGAAGTATTGTCCAAATATCCAGGAGCAAGCTATTCATTTCAAGTTAGCGAGCAATACCGCAACATGAAAGAGGTATTGGATAAGGATACGAAAGTGGTAGAGATCGCCATGATGGGGATCGAACGCGCAGGAATGAAGGTAGAAAAAAGAAGTATCCGTGGTGGTACAGATGGGTCTAGGTTATCCTTTATGGGACTGCCTTGTCCTAATATCTTTGCTGGTGGTCATGCCTTCCATGGCAAGCAGGAATGGGTATCCATCCAGGACATGCAAAAGGCCGTATTGACCATCTTACACATCGCAGCCCTTTGGGAAGAACTTTCATAA
- a CDS encoding endonuclease/exonuclease/phosphatase family protein, with protein sequence MKKLLISLSLVLCMGLSYAQKMNVATFNIRMKTDSDVGNLWKDRYSHLTDLIKFHEFEIFGVQEAFKEQLNDMSADLPDFKYIGVGRDDGADKGEHSSIFYDTKRFEVSKSGTFWLSPTDTEKPNKGWDAALPRICTWGIFKDKSNGKKFIFMNTHFDHVGIEARRESAKLILAKAKEFAKDLPLILTGDFNIDETNEAYFTLAKSGVVQDVYDLAKIKYEPNSSFNAWGKNIQEKARIDHIFITKPFKVRKYGILTDTYMGKFPSDHFPVIAELNWK encoded by the coding sequence ATGAAAAAACTATTAATCAGCCTAAGCCTAGTGCTATGCATGGGACTCTCCTATGCACAGAAAATGAATGTTGCCACTTTCAATATCAGGATGAAAACCGACAGTGATGTAGGCAACCTGTGGAAAGACCGTTATTCGCACCTGACTGACCTGATCAAATTCCATGAATTTGAAATCTTCGGTGTTCAGGAAGCATTTAAAGAACAGTTGAATGATATGTCGGCTGATTTGCCTGACTTCAAATACATCGGTGTAGGTCGTGATGATGGTGCTGATAAAGGTGAACATTCCTCCATTTTCTATGATACAAAACGTTTCGAGGTGAGTAAAAGTGGAACATTCTGGTTATCCCCTACCGATACGGAAAAACCTAACAAAGGATGGGATGCTGCCTTACCTAGAATCTGTACTTGGGGTATTTTCAAGGACAAATCAAATGGCAAGAAATTCATCTTTATGAATACGCATTTTGATCACGTTGGGATTGAAGCACGTAGAGAAAGTGCTAAATTGATCCTTGCCAAAGCGAAGGAGTTTGCAAAAGACCTTCCATTGATCTTAACTGGGGATTTCAATATCGATGAGACCAATGAAGCATATTTCACCCTTGCAAAAAGCGGTGTTGTGCAAGACGTCTACGATTTGGCTAAGATTAAATACGAACCAAATTCATCCTTCAATGCTTGGGGCAAGAACATCCAAGAGAAAGCAAGAATTGACCATATCTTTATCACAAAACCATTTAAAGTGCGTAAATATGGTATCTTGACCGATACCTATATGGGTAAATTCCCTTCAGATCACTTCCCTGTCATCGCAGAATTGAACTGGAAATAA